Proteins encoded together in one Procambarus clarkii isolate CNS0578487 chromosome 11, FALCON_Pclarkii_2.0, whole genome shotgun sequence window:
- the LOC138363648 gene encoding protein SPT2 homolog: MEGLNKPWRASTSHGGPQQTMEGLNKPLEGLNKPCRASTSPKGPQQATEGLNKPRRASTSPGGPQQALKGLNKPRRASTSHGGPQQATEGLNKPRRASTSHVGPQQALKGLNKPRRASTSHGGPQQATEGLNKPWRASTSHVGPQQALKGLNKPRRASRSHGGPQQATEGLNKPWRASTSHRGPQQALKGLNKPSRASTSHGGPQEAMEGLNKP, encoded by the coding sequence ATGGAGGGCCTCAACAAGCCATGGAGGGCCTCAACAAGCCATGGAGGGCCTCAACAAACCATGGAGGGCCTCAACAAGCCCCTGGAGGGCCTCAACAAGCCATGTAGGGCCTCAACAAGCCCTAAAGGGCCTCAACAAGCCACGGAGGGCCTCAACAAGCCACGGAGGGCCTCAACAAGCCCTGGAGGGCCTCAACAAGCCCTAAAGGGCCTCAACAAGCCACGGAGGGCCTCAACAAGCCACGGAGGGCCTCAACAAGCCACGGAGGGCCTCAACAAGCCACGGAGGGCCTCAACAAGCCATGTAGGGCCTCAACAAGCCCTAAAGGGCCTCAACAAGCCACGGAGGGCCTCAACAAGCCACGGAGGGCCTCAACAAGCCACGGAGGGCCTCAACAAGCCCTGGAGAGCCTCAACAAGCCATGTAGGGCCTCAACAAGCCCTAAAGGGCCTCAACAAGCCACGGAGGGCCTCAAGAAGCCATGGAGGGCCTCAACAAGCCACGGAGGGCCTCAACAAGCCCTGGAGGGCCTCAACAAGCCATAGAGGGCCTCAACAAGCCCTAAAGGGCCTCAACAAGCCCTCAAGGGCCTCAACAAGCCACGGAGGGCCTCAAGAAGCCATGGAGGGCCTCAACAAGCCATAG